From a region of the Microterricola gilva genome:
- a CDS encoding enoyl-CoA hydratase/isomerase family protein, protein MAAYTSLAVDTDAADRLHIRLNRPDSKNAITQTMVDELHAVCAELEERPRVLILSGAGGVFASGADIGELRERRSGDALAGINSALFVRVAALPLPVIAAIDGWALGGGAELAYAADFRLATTSARIGNPEVSLGIVAAAGASWRLAELVGEPLAKEILLAGRILNAEEALAVRLVTEVHDADALIPAAHALADRIGAADPLALQFTKALMRAPRDAHPLADNEAQAVLFESEQKFARMTAFLERRTERTKR, encoded by the coding sequence ATGGCGGCGTACACGAGCTTGGCGGTCGACACGGATGCCGCCGACCGACTGCACATCCGCCTGAACCGGCCGGATTCGAAGAACGCGATCACCCAGACCATGGTCGACGAACTGCACGCGGTCTGCGCCGAGCTCGAGGAACGCCCCCGGGTACTGATCCTCTCGGGTGCAGGTGGTGTCTTCGCCTCCGGCGCCGACATCGGCGAGCTGCGCGAGCGCCGCAGTGGCGATGCGCTGGCCGGAATCAACTCCGCCCTGTTCGTGCGGGTGGCCGCCCTGCCGCTCCCGGTGATCGCCGCGATCGACGGCTGGGCGCTCGGCGGCGGGGCGGAGCTCGCCTACGCCGCAGACTTCCGCCTGGCCACGACGAGCGCCAGAATCGGAAACCCAGAGGTGAGCCTCGGCATCGTGGCCGCGGCCGGGGCCAGCTGGCGGCTGGCCGAGCTGGTGGGGGAGCCGCTGGCCAAGGAGATCCTGCTGGCCGGGCGCATCCTGAACGCGGAGGAGGCCCTCGCGGTGCGGCTCGTGACGGAAGTGCACGACGCGGACGCCCTGATCCCGGCCGCGCACGCGCTGGCCGATCGGATCGGCGCGGCGGACCCGCTCGCGCTGCAGTTCACGAAGGCCCTGATGCGCGCCCCGCGGGACGCGCACCCACTGGCCGACAACGAGGCCCAGGCTGTGCTCTTCGAATCGGAGCAGAAGTTCGCCAGAATGACCGCGTTCCTCGAGAGAAGAACCGAGAGGACGAAGCGGTGA
- a CDS encoding acetyl-CoA C-acyltransferase encodes MAEAFVVGGVRTPIGRYGGALAQVRPDDLAALVIAELVARTGVDPAAIDDVIVGAANQAGEDNRNVARMAGLLAGLPVTVPGITVNRLCASGLSAVQLAASMVKSGDADVVIAGGVESMTRAPWVLAKPEKAFAKPGEIVDTSIGWRFTNPKLAARDKYTFSMPETGEEVGVREGISREDADAFALRSHRRAVAAAAAGRFDEELVAVETPSGRVAADEGPRATTTMEALAGLRPVVRGGTLVTAGNASSLNDGAAAILVASESAIARLGLTPRARVIGGASAGISPEVMGLGPVPAIEKLMARTGADLAGFDAIELNEAFATQAIGVMRRLKLREEIVNADGGAIALGHPLGASGTRILVTLLGRMQREGAARGLASMCVGVGQGAALAIEAV; translated from the coding sequence ATGGCGGAAGCATTTGTAGTCGGCGGCGTGCGCACCCCGATCGGCCGATACGGGGGAGCGCTCGCCCAGGTGCGCCCGGACGATCTGGCCGCGCTGGTCATCGCCGAACTCGTCGCCCGCACCGGCGTCGACCCGGCCGCCATCGACGATGTCATCGTCGGCGCCGCGAACCAGGCCGGAGAGGACAACCGCAACGTTGCCCGCATGGCCGGCCTGCTCGCCGGGCTGCCTGTCACGGTTCCTGGCATCACCGTCAACCGGCTCTGCGCATCCGGCCTCTCCGCCGTGCAGCTGGCCGCGAGCATGGTCAAGTCCGGCGATGCGGATGTCGTCATCGCCGGCGGCGTCGAGTCGATGACGCGTGCGCCGTGGGTGCTCGCCAAACCCGAGAAGGCCTTCGCCAAACCGGGCGAGATCGTCGACACCTCGATCGGCTGGCGCTTCACGAACCCGAAGCTCGCCGCCCGCGACAAGTACACCTTCAGCATGCCGGAGACGGGCGAGGAGGTCGGTGTGCGGGAGGGCATCAGCCGGGAGGATGCCGATGCCTTCGCCCTGCGCTCGCACCGGCGTGCCGTCGCAGCAGCCGCCGCCGGACGATTCGACGAGGAACTGGTCGCCGTGGAGACGCCGAGCGGGCGTGTCGCCGCCGATGAGGGGCCGCGCGCCACCACCACGATGGAGGCCCTCGCCGGCCTGCGCCCGGTGGTGCGGGGCGGAACTCTGGTCACGGCCGGGAACGCGTCCTCGCTGAACGACGGAGCAGCCGCCATCCTCGTCGCCAGCGAATCCGCGATCGCGCGCCTCGGGTTGACGCCGCGGGCACGCGTGATCGGCGGGGCATCCGCCGGCATCTCGCCGGAGGTGATGGGCCTCGGCCCCGTGCCGGCGATCGAGAAGCTCATGGCCAGGACCGGCGCGGACCTGGCCGGCTTCGACGCGATCGAACTCAACGAGGCCTTCGCGACACAGGCGATTGGCGTCATGCGCCGCCTGAAGCTGCGCGAGGAGATCGTCAATGCCGACGGCGGCGCGATCGCGCTCGGCCACCCGCTCGGCGCCTCAGGCACCCGCATCCTCGTCACCCTCCTCGGCCGCATGCAACGCGAGGGCGCGGCCCGCGGCCTCGCCAGCATGTGCGTCGGCGTCGGCCAGGGCGCCGCACTCGCGATCGAGGCCGTCTGA
- the paaK gene encoding phenylacetate--CoA ligase PaaK, whose protein sequence is MSTTTTTLRAPSPAELDGAERLSRAEIEALQLERLQWSVAHAYENVPLYTAKFDAAGVHPRDIRTLADVARLPFTTKADLRETYPFGMFAVPMDRVARIHASSGTTGRPTVVGYTKGDLANWATLVARSLRASGIRAGMKVHNAYGYGLFTGGLGAHAGIEELGATVIPMSGGQTARQVQLITDFEPDAILCTPSYLLTIADAMESAGIDPHSSSLKVAVLGAEPWTNEMRLELERRLGIDALDIYGLSEVMGPGVGNECLETKDGPHIWEDHFLPEIVDGETGATLPDGEMGELVFTSLTKEAFPVIRYRTRDLTRLLPGTARPGMRRIEKITGRNDDMIILRGVNLFPTQIEELVLGIETLTPHFILELTRTGPMGAMTVRIERHPDLSVEVCQAATLVLAQRIKTHIGSTVEVRLEEPGTLPRSEGKFKRVYDLRNER, encoded by the coding sequence ATGTCAACGACGACAACCACACTGCGCGCCCCGAGCCCCGCCGAACTCGACGGCGCCGAGCGCCTGAGTCGGGCCGAGATCGAGGCGCTGCAGCTCGAGCGGCTGCAGTGGAGCGTCGCCCATGCCTACGAGAACGTGCCGCTGTACACCGCGAAGTTCGATGCGGCTGGCGTGCACCCGCGTGACATCCGTACCCTCGCGGATGTCGCACGGCTGCCGTTCACGACGAAAGCCGATCTGCGCGAGACCTATCCGTTCGGCATGTTCGCGGTTCCGATGGACCGGGTCGCGCGCATCCACGCGTCCTCGGGGACGACGGGCCGCCCGACCGTCGTCGGGTACACGAAGGGCGACCTGGCGAACTGGGCAACGCTCGTGGCCAGGTCGCTGCGCGCATCCGGCATCCGAGCCGGCATGAAGGTGCACAACGCGTACGGCTACGGCCTGTTCACCGGCGGCCTCGGCGCCCATGCCGGCATCGAGGAGCTCGGTGCCACCGTCATCCCGATGTCGGGCGGCCAGACCGCGCGGCAGGTGCAGCTCATCACGGATTTCGAACCCGACGCGATTCTCTGCACGCCCAGCTACCTGCTCACGATCGCTGATGCGATGGAGTCGGCCGGCATCGACCCGCACTCGAGCAGCCTGAAAGTGGCCGTGCTCGGCGCCGAACCGTGGACGAACGAGATGCGGCTCGAACTCGAGCGCCGACTCGGCATCGACGCCCTCGACATCTATGGGCTCAGCGAGGTGATGGGGCCAGGTGTCGGGAACGAGTGCCTGGAGACGAAGGACGGCCCACACATCTGGGAGGACCACTTCCTGCCCGAGATCGTCGATGGCGAGACCGGTGCGACCCTGCCGGACGGCGAGATGGGCGAGCTCGTCTTCACCTCGCTGACCAAGGAGGCGTTTCCCGTCATCCGCTACCGCACCCGTGACCTCACCCGGCTGCTGCCAGGTACAGCGAGGCCGGGCATGCGCCGGATCGAGAAGATCACCGGCCGCAACGACGACATGATCATCCTCCGCGGGGTGAACCTCTTCCCCACCCAGATCGAGGAGCTCGTGCTCGGCATCGAGACGCTCACGCCGCACTTCATCCTCGAACTCACCCGCACAGGGCCGATGGGTGCCATGACCGTGCGCATCGAGCGGCATCCGGATCTCAGCGTCGAGGTCTGTCAGGCCGCGACGCTCGTGCTCGCGCAGCGGATCAAGACACACATCGGCTCCACCGTGGAGGTGCGCCTCGAGGAGCCGGGAACGCTGCCACGCAGCGAGGGCAAATTCAAGCGCGTGTACGACCTTCGGAACGAGCGCTGA
- the paaI gene encoding hydroxyphenylacetyl-CoA thioesterase PaaI, with amino-acid sequence MTDAAANASADANPMRIMMQRDKASSALGMVVESDEPGVAVVSMLVREDMTNGFAITHGGLVFTLADTAFAIACNEDESVTVAAGADITFLKSTHAGQTLTATAMRRTRSGRTGIYDVSVTDETGAAVAEFRGRSFTTNR; translated from the coding sequence ATGACGGATGCGGCAGCGAACGCGAGCGCGGATGCGAACCCGATGCGCATCATGATGCAGCGCGACAAGGCGTCATCCGCCCTCGGCATGGTCGTTGAGAGCGACGAGCCCGGCGTGGCCGTGGTGTCGATGCTCGTGCGCGAGGACATGACCAACGGCTTCGCGATCACCCACGGCGGGCTGGTGTTCACCCTCGCCGACACGGCCTTCGCCATCGCCTGCAACGAAGACGAATCGGTCACCGTCGCGGCGGGCGCCGACATCACCTTCCTCAAGTCCACCCACGCAGGGCAGACGCTGACAGCGACGGCGATGCGCCGCACCCGGAGCGGCCGCACCGGCATCTACGACGTCAGCGTCACCGACGAGACGGGCGCTGCCGTCGCCGAGTTCCGCGGGCGCAGCTTCACCACCAACCGCTAA
- a CDS encoding MATE family efflux transporter encodes MARTLTTGAPWRVILVFAVPLLIGNVVQQLYQVVDAIVVGRQLGIDSLAAVGATGSLLFLLLGFAWGVTSGFAIPTAQAFGSRDLDAVRSSVATGTILTGAMSVLLTIGAPLIAGPTLQLLQTPDELLAEATVFAQISFLGASAVMFFNYLSAVIRAIGDSRTPLIFLTLSCLLNIALVVLMVGPLDWGVAGAALATVVAQAVSVVLCLDYIRRRIPVLHVRRSDWRVSRASIALHLRLGMPMGFQTSIIAIGTLTVQVALNELGADAVAAYTTASRVDSIAVALLSSLGLAASMFAAQNLGGQRPDRIRRGVVQATWMSVGAAVAIGVPIIVFSEQLVRVFVGDGSEAVVDAASYMLIVDGYTYAALGVLFVLRGVLQGLGRTVAPTVTGVVELVMRVGAAIVLGSAFGFVGVVWSNPLAWFGAIALLVPAYIIEHRRLGKMRIQPLAPTPTTPIAIVGPVDGSMNVDAVVTGSIPVQEFSARSEGRTRA; translated from the coding sequence ATGGCACGCACTCTGACCACCGGCGCCCCCTGGCGGGTCATCCTCGTATTCGCTGTTCCCCTGCTGATCGGCAACGTCGTGCAGCAGCTCTACCAGGTGGTCGATGCGATCGTCGTCGGCAGGCAACTCGGCATCGACTCACTCGCCGCGGTCGGCGCCACCGGGTCGCTGCTGTTCCTGCTCCTCGGATTCGCATGGGGTGTCACCTCTGGCTTCGCGATTCCGACCGCACAGGCATTCGGCTCGCGAGACCTCGACGCCGTGCGCAGCTCGGTCGCGACCGGCACGATTCTCACCGGTGCTATGAGCGTGCTGCTCACGATCGGTGCTCCGCTGATCGCCGGTCCGACGCTGCAGCTGCTCCAGACGCCGGATGAGTTGCTCGCCGAGGCGACGGTGTTCGCCCAGATCAGCTTCCTCGGCGCATCCGCCGTGATGTTCTTCAACTACCTGTCCGCGGTGATCAGGGCAATCGGCGACTCGCGCACCCCGCTCATCTTCCTGACGCTCTCCTGCCTGTTGAACATCGCCCTCGTGGTGCTGATGGTCGGCCCGCTCGACTGGGGTGTCGCGGGGGCGGCCCTCGCAACGGTCGTCGCTCAGGCGGTGTCCGTCGTGCTGTGCCTCGACTACATCCGCCGGCGGATTCCGGTCCTGCACGTGCGTCGAAGCGATTGGCGGGTGTCGCGCGCCTCGATCGCCCTGCACCTCCGCCTCGGAATGCCGATGGGCTTCCAGACCTCGATCATCGCGATCGGAACCCTCACGGTTCAGGTGGCGTTGAACGAGCTCGGCGCCGACGCCGTCGCGGCGTACACGACCGCTTCGCGTGTCGACTCGATCGCGGTGGCGCTCCTCTCCTCCCTGGGGCTCGCCGCGTCGATGTTCGCCGCACAGAACCTCGGTGGGCAGCGTCCAGACCGCATCAGGCGAGGGGTCGTCCAGGCGACCTGGATGTCGGTCGGTGCCGCGGTGGCCATCGGTGTTCCGATCATCGTGTTCAGCGAGCAGCTCGTGCGGGTGTTCGTCGGCGACGGCTCCGAGGCGGTCGTCGACGCCGCGTCGTACATGCTCATCGTCGACGGCTACACCTATGCGGCGCTCGGCGTGTTGTTCGTGTTGCGCGGCGTGCTGCAGGGACTCGGCCGCACGGTGGCCCCGACGGTGACGGGCGTCGTCGAGCTCGTCATGCGCGTCGGCGCGGCGATCGTGCTGGGCTCGGCGTTCGGATTCGTCGGCGTCGTCTGGAGCAATCCACTCGCCTGGTTCGGCGCGATCGCGCTGCTCGTTCCCGCCTACATCATCGAGCATCGACGCCTCGGGAAGATGCGCATCCAGCCGCTGGCGCCGACACCGACGACGCCCATCGCGATCGTCGGCCCCGTCGACGGCTCCATGAACGTCGACGCCGTGGTGACCGGTTCGATCCCTGTGCAGGAGTTCAGCGCTCGTTCCGAAGGTCGTACACGCGCTTGA
- a CDS encoding hotdog fold thioesterase codes for MSTSSIWHGQVPPSVLTEMSRGSLIETLGIEVTGIMPDSLHGRMPVDARTTQPAGVLHGGASVAFAETLTSVAGFLAVDRNRFHVVGLEINANHVRPVSDGWVHGEARALSLGRSIQVWEVRITDEDGRLVCISRCTLAVLATPSRY; via the coding sequence ATGTCCACCTCATCGATCTGGCACGGTCAGGTGCCGCCGAGCGTTCTCACGGAGATGAGCCGAGGCTCCCTCATCGAAACGCTCGGCATCGAAGTCACCGGGATCATGCCCGATTCTCTGCACGGTCGAATGCCCGTCGATGCGCGCACAACGCAGCCGGCCGGAGTGCTCCACGGCGGTGCGTCCGTCGCATTCGCCGAGACGCTCACCTCGGTTGCGGGCTTCCTCGCCGTCGATCGAAACCGTTTCCATGTGGTCGGACTGGAGATCAACGCCAACCATGTGCGTCCGGTCTCCGATGGCTGGGTGCACGGCGAGGCCAGGGCGCTCTCCCTCGGCCGGTCGATCCAGGTCTGGGAGGTCCGGATCACGGACGAGGACGGCCGGCTCGTCTGCATCTCGCGTTGCACCCTCGCGGTGCTCGCGACCCCGTCGCGATACTGA